The region TCCAGGGCGAACTCCCGCTTGTACACATTCAGATCTTCCCGGCCGCTGTGGATCACCCCCTGGCGGTCCACCAGACACAGGTGTTCCTTTTTCGCCCCCAGGGCCACCAGCAAGCGCATGGAGGCGATGCCGGCCGCCCCTGCGCCCAGGCAGACAATCTTTGCCTCGGCCAGGGACTTGCCCTGCAAACCGAGGGCGTTTTCCAGGCCGGCGGCGATAATGATCGCGGTGCCATGCTGATCGTCATGGAACACGGGAATGTCCAGCCGCTCTATCAGGGCTTCTTCCACCATGAAACAGTGGGGGGCGGCGATGTCTTCCAGATTGATGCCGCCGAAAGTGGGGGCAATGGCAGCCACGGTCTCGATGAAATGCTCGGGGCTGTCGGCGTCCACTTCGATGTCGAACACATCGATATTGGCGAACTTTTTGAACAACACCCCCTTGCCTTCCATCACCGGCTTGCCCGCCAGGGCCCCCACCTTGCCCAGCCCCAGCACGGCGCTGCCGTCGGTGATCACCGCCACCAGATTGCCCTTGGCGGTGTAGCGGTAGGCCGCCTCGGAATCGGCGGCAATGGCCCGCACCGGCTCCGCCACGCCGGGGGTGTAGGCCAGGGCCAGGTCATCCTGGGTGGCGCAGGATTTGGTAATGGTCACTTCGATCTTGCCGGCGGTGGGCCGGGCGTGATAGTCCAGGGCGGTTTGGCGGCGTTCCTCGTTCATGATTCCTCGCGTCGGCGGTGGGTGACGGCAGAGCGGCTCAGGGGACTATTTCGATATCCGCGCGATGGCGCAGGGGAATGCGCAGATCACCGTCGCGCCGATAGATCCAGCCGCGGGCGATGACTTTCTTTCCCTGCAAGGCAAACAAACCCTTGCGGCCACCGAAATAGTCCAGGTCGTCTTTGTTGACCCTGAGGGCAACGTCACGATCCAGGTTCAACCAATAATGTCGGCGGCTCTCGCCGATCCGGTAGATCCGCCCCTTCACCAAGTGGAAACCCTCCGCCGTGCGCGGCAGCCTGGAAACTGGAACGGGCTGGTAGCGGGGCAAGGACCACAAGCCTTTGCGCTGCTGCCGCGCCAGCTTCTCGGCCTTGAGATAACACGCCATGTTCCACAGATCAGGGGGAATGACCAGGGCAGTGGCCAGCCCCTCTTGCAACAGCAGTGCGGCGAGGCTGCGTCCCCGCTCGTCAAAAGCGTGAGCCAGTGTCCGGCCATAATGGTCACGGCGGCTGAAGTCGAAGCGGAGCTGGATGGCGCCCCTGGCCAGGAGCCGTTTCAGGGCGTCGCGGGCGGCTTTGGCGTAAGGCTCCGCCGGGCGCCCGTCCCGGCCCAGCTCGGGAGTATTGAAGCCGATCAGGCGCAGTTTGCGGCCATCTTTCAGGCGCACGGTGTCGCCGTCGTGCACCCAGGCAACGCGGGCCTGCTCATCCACCCTGTCCGGCGGACAGGCCAGGGTCCCGGCCCCCGCTCCCGGCCCACAGCAAAAGAAAACCCAAAGGAAAAAGGCGCCCCCGGGGGACGCCTTTTTGCAGCGGCTCGGACCGCCGGACGGCCTCATGGACGGCGGCGCTACTGGCGCAGGCCGTACTTCTGGCGGAATTTGTCTACCCGGCCCGCAGTGTCCACCAGCTTCTGCTTGCCGGTGTAGAAAGGATGGCAGGACGAGCACACATCCACATGCAGATCCTTGCAGAGGGTGGAGCGGGTTTTAAAGGTGTTCCCGCAACT is a window of Gammaproteobacteria bacterium DNA encoding:
- a CDS encoding malate dehydrogenase, with amino-acid sequence MNEERRQTALDYHARPTAGKIEVTITKSCATQDDLALAYTPGVAEPVRAIAADSEAAYRYTAKGNLVAVITDGSAVLGLGKVGALAGKPVMEGKGVLFKKFANIDVFDIEVDADSPEHFIETVAAIAPTFGGINLEDIAAPHCFMVEEALIERLDIPVFHDDQHGTAIIIAAGLENALGLQGKSLAEAKIVCLGAGAAGIASMRLLVALGAKKEHLCLVDRQGVIHSGREDLNVYKREFALDTDKRTLADAVQDADVFIGVSGPDLLSEAMLASMAPRPVVFALSNPDPEIRPELARQVRDDVIMATGRSDYPNQVNNVLGFPFIFRGALDVRARRINTAMQMAAVHALSALSKAPVPETVLRAYRLDHLEFGSEYIIPKPLDPRLGDTVPPAVAAAAIATGVAAAKYPEHYPRPAVPA
- a CDS encoding 50S ribosomal protein L31, whose translation is MKSDIHPAYEEISVTCSCGNTFKTRSTLCKDLHVDVCSSCHPFYTGKQKLVDTAGRVDKFRQKYGLRQ
- a CDS encoding nuclease, which gives rise to MRPSGGPSRCKKASPGGAFFLWVFFCCGPGAGAGTLACPPDRVDEQARVAWVHDGDTVRLKDGRKLRLIGFNTPELGRDGRPAEPYAKAARDALKRLLARGAIQLRFDFSRRDHYGRTLAHAFDERGRSLAALLLQEGLATALVIPPDLWNMACYLKAEKLARQQRKGLWSLPRYQPVPVSRLPRTAEGFHLVKGRIYRIGESRRHYWLNLDRDVALRVNKDDLDYFGGRKGLFALQGKKVIARGWIYRRDGDLRIPLRHRADIEIVP